One region of Macadamia integrifolia cultivar HAES 741 chromosome 11, SCU_Mint_v3, whole genome shotgun sequence genomic DNA includes:
- the LOC122093931 gene encoding LOB domain-containing protein 24-like yields MSHSTRCAACKSLRRRCPQDCILAPYFPSNDPLRFASVHKIFGASNITKILQQIPVHQRAEAADCMSFEATSRIQDPVYGCVGIISQLQQQILNTQCELALTQAQLAFYNAQQEAQQEKPMAQNQVQYDGPSWFGSNQQDSFYLDQPLLDNHQPPGFL; encoded by the exons ATGTCTCATTCCACCCGTTGTGCAGCTTGCAAATCTCTAAGAAGGAGATGCCCTCAAGATTGCATTTTAGCCCCTTATTTCCCTTCAAATGATCCTCTAAGATTTGCTTCTGTTCATAAAATCTTTGGTGCCAGCAATATTACTAAGATTTTACAG CAAATACCGGTCCATCAACGCGCAGAAGCAGCAGATTGCATGTCATTTGAAGCAACTTCAAGGATTCAAGACCCAGTTTATGGATGTGTTGGGATTATATCTCAATTACAGCAACAGATACTTAACACTCAATGTGAACTTGCATTGACACAAGCTCAACTTGCCTTCTACAATGCACAACAAGAAGCCCAACAAGAGAAACCAATGGCTCAAAACCAAGTCCAGTATGATGGACCATCATGGTTCGGTTCGAACCAGCAAGATTCCTTTTATTTGGACCAACCCTTATTAGACAATCATCAACCACCAGGATTTCTCTAG
- the LOC122093715 gene encoding glutathionyl-hydroquinone reductase YqjG-like isoform X3: MISAISTTFIAFAPEKRSSSIKSFSQGTIRMARSGLDQISATGAFDRSPSTFRNFISKDPSSTFPAESGRYHLYISYACPWASRCIAYINVKGLQKAINVTSVQPKWGRTKDTDDHMGWVFPSNTEQEGAEPDPLNGAKSIRDLYELASTNYSGKYSVPVLWDKKFETIVNNESSEILRMLNTEFNDIAENASLDLYPPHLQSQIDEVNDWVYDGINNGVYKCGFATKQAAYDEAVEKLYEALDKCEEILSKQRYLCGNALTEADIRLFVTLIRFDEVYTVHFKCNKKQLHEYPNLFNYTKDIFQIPGMSTTVNMEHIKRHYYGSHPNINRYGIIPVGPNIDYTTPHDRDRFST, translated from the exons ATGATCTCTGCCATCTCGACAACTTTCATAGCTTTTGCTCCGGAGAAGAGAAGCTCTTCCATCAAATCTTTTTCCCAG GGTACTATTCGAATGGCTCGTTCAGGACTGGATCAGATATCAGCAACCGGTGCTTTCGATCGTAGTCCATCAACGTTCCGGAATTTTATCTCCAAGGATCCATCCTCTACATTTCCTGCGGAATCTGGGAGATACCATCTATACATATCATATGCTTGTCCCTGGGCATCAAGATGCATTGCTTATATAAATGTGAAGGGACTTCAGAAAGCCATCAATGTCACA TCAGTCCAACccaaatggggaagaacaaaggACACTGATGATCATATGGGATGGGTCTTTCCTTCAAACACAGAACAAGAAGGCGCTGAACCTGACCCATTGAATGGAGCAAAAAGTATCAGAGATCTCTATGAGCTTGCTAGCACAAACTACTCTGGAAAATACAGTGTTCCT GTTTTGTGGGATAAGAAATTTGAAACAATTGTGAACAACGAGAGTTCTGAGATACTCCGTATGCTGAATACTGAATTCAATGATATAGCAGAGAATGCAAGTTTAGACCTTTATCCTCCTCACTTACAATCTCAAATTGATGAGGTTAATGATTGGGTATATGATGGGATAAACAATGGTGTTTATAAGTGTGGTTTTGCTACCAAGCAAGCAGCCTACGACGAG GCTGTGGAAAAATTATATGAAGCTTTGGATAAATGTGAGGAGATTCTCAGCAAGCAGCGATATTTATGTGGGAACGCACTTACTGAAGCTGACATTCGGTTGTTTGTCACTCTCATAAGATTTGATGAG GTTTATACTGTTCACTTCAAATGCAACAAAAAGCAGCTACATGAATACCCAAATCTGTTCAATTACACCAAAGATATTTTTCAAATTCCAGGCATGAGTACTACTGTTAACATGGAGCACATCAAGCGACACTACTACGGAAGTCATCCTAATATTAACCGATATGGTATAATTCCTGTTGGTCCTAATATAGATTATACTACTCCACATGATCGAGACAGATTCTCTACTTAA